From Mytilus edulis chromosome 8, xbMytEdul2.2, whole genome shotgun sequence, one genomic window encodes:
- the LOC139487035 gene encoding uncharacterized protein: MYIEFCRGTPNYIRSGSKLVILGSLNRKMCAFNRYQPFIFWTNGSSECIFQKSLCSGEGQIIDKLTRTDTTCRCDYMRGYSFVIQPKNILYCVPSKEDCSCYNKQCLGGYILNKGYQCVTGSSSYNGSTTNDPSIPTKTKSTETGFVPVQHTSEESLFVNTRNPGLFSVILNREHIILLIIITVLTITTILVAGLFITILLIFCLVNRGNIDTFIYNVPRIEILH, translated from the exons ATGTACATCGAGTTTTGTAGGGGAACACCAAATTATATAAGATCAG GATCTAAACTGGTAATTTTGGGTAGTTTGAATAGGAAAATGTGTGCCTTTAACCGATACCAGCCATTTATATTTTGGACAAACGGAAGCAGTGAATGTATCTTCCAAAAATCATTGTGCAGTGGAGAGGGTCAGATTATTGACAAATTAACCAGGACCGATACTACTTGCCGTTGTGATTACATGAGAGGGTACTCTTTTGTTATACAACCAAAGAATATCCTTTATTGCGTGCCTTCTAAGGAAGACTGTTCATGTTACAATAAACAATGTCTTGGTGGATATATACTAAATAAAG gTTATCAATGTGTAACAGGAAGTTCAAGTTACAATGGAAGCACAACAAACGACCCCAGCATCCCTACAAA AACTAAATCAACAGAAACAGGATTTGTACCTG TCCAGCATACCAGTGAAGAGTCCCTGTTTGTTAATACCAGGAATCCAGGGTTGTTTTCTG TAATTCTGAATAGAGAGCACATTATATTACTGATCATAATAACCGTCTTAACCATTACGACAATACTGGTTGCAG GTTTATTTATAACTATACTGTTAATATTCTGTTTGGTGAACAGAGGAAATATAGATACTTTTATATATAATGTACCAAGAATTG